AACATCTCGCCAGTCGAAACATGAACCGCGCCGTCGCGAAAGTCGATCCGCAGATCGCCTTCGATCACGATGAACGTCTCGTCGGTGTCCTTGTGATCGTGCCAAATGAAATCGCCCTGCACCTTCACGACCTTGAACTGGTAGTCGTTCATTTCCGCGACGACCTTCGGCTGCCATTGCTCGGCGAACAACCCGAACTTTTGGCCGAGGTTGATGGAGTTGTAGGCCATACCGTCACTCC
The sequence above is a segment of the bacterium genome. Coding sequences within it:
- a CDS encoding cupin domain-containing protein, with protein sequence MAYNSINLGQKFGLFAEQWQPKVVAEMNDYQFKVVKVQGDFIWHDHKDTDETFIVIEGDLRIDFRDGAVHVSTGEMFVVPKGVEHKPSAQAEVKLLLIEPRGVLNTGHAGGERTAKNDVWI